In Temnothorax longispinosus isolate EJ_2023e chromosome 10, Tlon_JGU_v1, whole genome shotgun sequence, a single window of DNA contains:
- the LOC139820893 gene encoding uncharacterized protein: ECELRDELWFIEFGRGAALPLTPEEAPVDGEPVVPCAQGRIVVETARPAPPHFATCSTYRRPLFSRTSNEVSISDTAPSSSGTEQSQSEQQQQQQQQPQQTVGGKGAVSKGAPQSPASRPEDLGVTPWYLEDYPTTDTSPGPIGDRSSYPSYSYADGRDGRPDLNSTRNSSIESEFPKPAVSMPRKACMDLKTAMALLDETCPNVEPSPSLTPRTPRTPLTPYATRSKRARSKSSDNSSNYSNDRLSDRSFEVKDKEKKRPFLWKIGISKTEDRPFLAKLAPRIIGKPYLEKIGPSKAVERPFLDKIGSSKTLDKFIFDTPRNERKNELRTRTNDAMKNHNGAKNNIRHEMMAIEQIAIEEDVEIPEVTPVTPRLEEVQRKPEETSKVATTTFDRRRSGKEFLLKMCSFETEDLESTVPSKERHGISLDDALDSGPSSLPTDANGDERTESRLELEKRPTSVTAELLKCRVTTSEEIISSSTTCLNHSPGETNSWNNSPRRAQRTRKETATMIRRRLFQGSHEVVHSDDSTPNSPTKRPISSVSPDREIESRGNALERGILSPTKTRKSLVGDIKTVENTRRSIKYNQFERRGISSDNLLAKDALSFVTAARNMTDNIGRTREISSEDSLATRREYTKETFKQLQDKFKLQEIPLESYAAFKRRTQAAPGAISRQERLNLLPGDLDIIPKIISGTENVAPADTNASETAVDKRDQSQEGTVRSILRKQQGIDHPDQESDTNSSIRRPKRRIFHEPSQETMDLLTELRKVKSLLKTPSWEKDLDLDQKPVRMPKRILLTDKEFCLSVERENSVRRPSRMINSLETTEEGKVMANREDKENKECNETKTNQRSPGPALFEKKCLSLDYADEEKPQKPEARAISLASARDLPSESGETDDYPDMICDSKSCSSSVFNSPSEETNKRDLVGEPTEEEPPKKPTQNHCAEVDIAIPIDQKINSPKGDVQGRTSDLYEIISPRSTPFRVKKRLGKISVEETVKPENFTLGSKVDCRSVVAQKRTKCFPL; encoded by the coding sequence GAATGCGAGTTGAGGGACGAGCTGTGGTTCATCGAGTTCGGTCGCGGAGCAGCGCTGCCGTTGACCCCGGAGGAAGCACCGGTGGACGGGGAGCCGGTGGTGCCTTGCGCCCAGGGTCGCATCGTCGTTGAGACCGCGAGGCCGGCACCGCCACATTTCGCTACCTGCTCCACCTATCGCAGACCTCTGTTCAGTCGCACATCGAACGAGGTGTCGATCAGCGATACAGCACCGTCGTCGAGTGGTACGGAGCAGAGTCAGTCggagcagcagcaacagcaacagcagcagccaCAGCAGACCGTTGGCGGCAAAGGCGCCGTCAGCAAGGGCGCGCCGCAGAGTCCCGCTTCGAGACCGGAGGACCTCGGCGTGACACCCTGGTACCTGGAGGATTATCCGACCACCGATACTTCGCCGGGACCGATAGGCGATAGGAGCTCGTATCCCTCGTACTCGTACGCCGATGGCAGGGACGGCAGGCCGGATCTAAATTCGACGAGGAACAGCAGCATCGAGAGCGAATTCCCGAAGCCGGCGGTGTCGATGCCGCGGAAAGCTTGTATGGATCTGAAGACCGCAATGGCGCTACTGGATGAAACCTGCCCGAATGTGGAACCAAGCCCGTCTCTCACCCCAAGAACGCCCAGAACGCCGCTGACGCCGTACGCGACGCGGAGCAAGCGGGCCCGTTCCAAGAGCAGCGACAATTCGTCGAACTACAGCAACGATCGGTTGAGCGATCGCTCGTTCGAGGTCAAAGATAAGGAAAAGAAGAGGCCGTTTCTCTGGAAGATCGGCATCTCGAAAACGGAGGACCGGCCGTTCCTGGCGAAACTGGCGCCGAGGATCATCGGCAAGCCTTATCTGGAGAAAATCGGGCCCAGCAAAGCCGTCGAGAGACCGTTCCTGGATAAGATCGGTTCGTCCAAGACTCTGGACAAATTCATCTTCGACACACCGCGTAACGAACGCAAGAATGAACTTAGGACGAGGACGAACGACGCGATGAAGAACCACAACGGGGCGAAGAATAACATCAGGCACGAAATGATGGCCATCGAACAAATTGCCATCGAGGAAGACGTTGAAATACCAGAGGTAACACCCGTTACTCCCCGTCTAGAAGAGGTACAACGCAAACCTGAGGAGACCTCAAAAGTGGCGACGACAACCTTCGACAGAAGACGTTCGGGTAAAGAGTTTCTGCTAAAGATGTGCTCTTTCGAGACGGAGGATCTGGAGTCCACTGTACCGTCGAAGGAACGACACGGCATCTCTCTAGACGATGCGCTGGACTCAGGTCCGAGCTCGTTGCCGACGGACGCCAACGGCGATGAGCGAACGGAGTCGCGGTTAGAATTGGAAAAGCGACCGACCAGCGTGACCGCCGAGTTATTGAAGTGCCGAGTGACGACGAGCGAGGAGATCATATCCTCCTCTACCACGTGCTTGAACCATTCGCCGGGTGAGACTAACAGCTGGAACAACTCGCCGCGAAGAGCGCAGCGAACGAGGAAGGAAACGGCCACTATGATTCGCCGCAGACTCTTTCAAGGTTCCCACGAAGTCGTTCATAGCGACGACAGCACGCCGAACTCACCCACGAAGAGACCCATCTCAAGTGTTTCTCCTGATCGCGAAATCGAGTCCAGGGGTAACGCTCTGGAGAGAGGAATTCTTTCGCCGACGAAGACCAGAAAATCGCTCGTCGGAGATATCAAGACGGTCGAGAATACACGCAGATCCATCAAGTACAATCAGTTTGAAAGGCGGGGCATCTCCTCGGACAATCTCCTGGCGAAGGACGCTCTTTCATTTGTCACTGCCGCACGGAATATGACCGACAACATCGGGAGAACGCGGGAGATCTCGTCGGAAGATTCGCTGGCGACTCGTCGAGAGTACACGAAGGAGACGTTCAAACAACTGCAGGACAAATTTAAGCTGCAGGAAATACCTCTGGAGAGTTACGCGGCTTTCAAACGGCGCACTCAGGCCGCTCCGGGAGCAATAAGTCGACAAGAAAGACTGAACCTTTTACCAGGCGACCTTGACATCATCCCGAAGATCATATCTGGGACAGAGAACGTTGCACCGGCTGACACGAATGCGAGCGAAACTGCCGTGGATAAGCGAGATCAGAGTCAAGAGGGCACGGTGAGGTCCATTCTGAGAAAACAGCAGGGAATCGATCATCCCGATCAGGAGTCGGACACGAACTCATCCATCAGACGGCCGAAGAGGCGGATCTTTCACGAACCGTCGCAGGAAACTATGGATCTGCTGACGGAACTGCGCAAGGTGAAGAGCTTGTTGAAGACTCCGTCCTGGGAGAAGGATCTGGATCTCGATCAGAAACCGGTGCGGATGCCGAAGCGTATTTTACTGACAGACAAGGAATTCTGTCTCTCGGTGGAGCGGGAAAACAGCGTGCGACGTCCGTCGAGGATGATCAACTCGCTGGAGACCACGGAAGAGGGTAAAGTTATGGCAAATCGGGAGGACAAAGAGAACAAGGAGTGTAACGAGACGAAAACCAATCAGAGATCACCCGGGCCAGCTCTGTTCGAGAAGAAGTGTTTGTCGTTGGACTACGCCGACGAAGAGAAGCCTCAGAAGCCGGAAGCCAGAGCGATCTCTTTGGCCTCCGCGAGGGACCTGCCGTCCGAAAGCGGGGAGACTGACGATTATCCCGACATGATTTGCGACTCCAAGAGTTGCTCTTCGAGCGTTTTCAACTCTCCGTCCGAGGAGACAAACAAGAGAGATCTGGTCGGCGAGCCGACGGAGGAGGAACCACCGAAGAAGCCTACTCAGAATCATTGCGCCGAGGTGGATATCGCCATTCCCATCGATCAAAAGATCAACAGTCCCAAAGGAGACGTCCAAGGGCGAACTAGCGATCTCTACGAGATCATATCGCCCCGATCGACGCCGTTCCGCGTTAAGAAGCGACTCGGCAAAATTTCCGTCGAAGAGACCGTCAAGCCGGAGAATTTCACCCTCGGTTCTAAGGTCGACTGCCGATCGGTCGTTGCTCAGAAACGGACCAAGTGCTTCCCCTTATAA
- the LOC139820602 gene encoding uncharacterized protein isoform X1, protein MFYIVYDYIKILEPMTVGQFLKYYKQMESKLNHLINLQDHGRPLPQEEQNLLPEFSLENYKEFENFDANLSQSADVRSQFIRDIQVVGGANVSKFTRAVLRHVMTDSLAKIYSWSGQRKTLKFSPTVICQLIIKTISKQTDATRTSIKETIKSWLQHATDRMR, encoded by the exons atgttttatattgtctatgattatataaaaatactcg AACCGATGACTGTGGGACAAttcctaaaatattataaacagaTGGAATCAAAATTGAATCATCTGATCAATTTGCAAGATCATGGCAGGCCACTGCCGCAGGAAGAGCAGAATCTTTTACCAGAATTTTCACTGGAAAATTACAAGGAATTCGAGAATTTTGATGCGAATCTGTCACAGTCTGCTGATGTTCGAAGTCAATTT ATTCGCGACATACAAGTGGTAGGCGGAGCAAACGTATCGAAATTTACGAGGGCCGTGTTGAGGCATGTCATGACTGATTCACTGGCGAAAATTTACTCATGGTCTGGGCAGCGTAAAACACTGAAGTTCAGTCCAACTGTAATTTGTCAATTGATTATCA AAACTATTTCCAAGCAAACAGATGCGACCAGAACGAGCATCAAAGAAACTATTAAATCGTGGTTGCAACATGCAACGGACAGGATGCGATAA
- the LOC139820602 gene encoding uncharacterized protein isoform X2, which yields MTVGQFLKYYKQMESKLNHLINLQDHGRPLPQEEQNLLPEFSLENYKEFENFDANLSQSADVRSQFIRDIQVVGGANVSKFTRAVLRHVMTDSLAKIYSWSGQRKTLKFSPTVICQLIIKTISKQTDATRTSIKETIKSWLQHATDRMR from the exons ATGACTGTGGGACAAttcctaaaatattataaacagaTGGAATCAAAATTGAATCATCTGATCAATTTGCAAGATCATGGCAGGCCACTGCCGCAGGAAGAGCAGAATCTTTTACCAGAATTTTCACTGGAAAATTACAAGGAATTCGAGAATTTTGATGCGAATCTGTCACAGTCTGCTGATGTTCGAAGTCAATTT ATTCGCGACATACAAGTGGTAGGCGGAGCAAACGTATCGAAATTTACGAGGGCCGTGTTGAGGCATGTCATGACTGATTCACTGGCGAAAATTTACTCATGGTCTGGGCAGCGTAAAACACTGAAGTTCAGTCCAACTGTAATTTGTCAATTGATTATCA AAACTATTTCCAAGCAAACAGATGCGACCAGAACGAGCATCAAAGAAACTATTAAATCGTGGTTGCAACATGCAACGGACAGGATGCGATAA